Genomic segment of Paenibacillus sp. FSL R5-0623:
CAATATTTATAATCTGCATCTGGTCATGAATCTGTTTGGCAGTCCGAATACCGTATCGTATACCGCAAATCAGCATGCAAACGGCATTGATACATCAGGTGTTGTGGTTCTCCAATATCCGGAGTTTATTGCGGAATGTGTAGGTGCCAAAGACACAAACAGCATGAACTTTGTGCTCATTCAGGGTGAGAAAGGTTATCTTCAGGTTGTGGGAGGAGCAAACGGTTGCCAGGAGATCAAGCTTCAGATCGGGAACGAGCCTGCTGAGGCGTATAATGCCCAGAGCCAATCCAATTGGCTGTACTATGAGTGGGAAGCGTTCAGGGACGTCCATGCAAATGGGGATTACAAAAGGTGTTACGAATTGCTCGAACACAGCCAGTCTGTGATGAGTGTACTTATGAGTGCGCGTAAGGATGCCGGGATCGTATTTGCAGCGGACCAACGTTAATCGTTAATACGTATCGCTAATGCTGCCCATGTATAACATGTCGAAAAGATAGAGTACCGAGACCATCGAAGACATTTTGGACAGCCTTAATTGTTCATTGTATCCGTAAGCCAGTAACGTTTCATCACAATGTCTGGAGAGGGTTGAATGGTTGTTGCCCGTGACTGCGATGACTTTCATCTGTTTGTTGCTCAGCACTTTGGCAGCTTCAATCATGGATTGGTTCTCACCTGTGTGTGATATAACAAAAGACAGCGTCAGGTTATTGGGGTTCATCGTGTTCAAATAATGCATGTTCGGACTATTGTGAGCAATCGCAGATATGCCGAGTTCATTCCATTTGGCACAAGCCTGTTGAGCCAGATAATAATTCATATCACTGCCATAGACATCAATGCGTACGGATTCTTTGACCCAGTTCGCGATTCGTAACAAAACAGGAGCGTTTAACATCTTGCGGGTATCTTCCAGCGCCTGCTGGTACAGGTAAGGAACCGAGTCGATGGCAGCCAGCACGTTCCCTTGTTCTGCAATTGCATGATCCTGCGTTTGCAACGCGGAGGGCATCTGTTGATATTCCAGAGCAAGCTTGAGCTGAAAGTCTGGGTACCCCTTGGTACCCAGCTTTTTGCATAAGCGAACAATGGTGGATGAGCTTGTATAGGTCTGCTGAGCCAGTTCATGGGCTGTAGAATCAAATACAACTTCGGGATTGTTCAGGATATGGTTCACAATATGTTTCTCCTGTGCCGTCAATTGTGAAGCATATTTTAATTTTTGAAGTAGTTTGGATTCCATACCGTTGTTCCATTCCTCTCTAGAATCATCCCATAACATATATCTCCACATCATAACCCGCGTATATTTATTTCTCAATCTGTATAGCGGAGCGACAGTGTAAATCTGTTGAATTTCCTCGCTACACTCCACATCATTTAGATCTGACTTTCCGCCAGTTGTTGACGACTATTCCATAGCGTGACGAAACGAAGGAGAACCACACTAATGAGCATAAGCACTGCTCCAATCATGAGTAACATCCAAGGACCAATCAGCAGCATGCCACTGGCTTGACCAGCGACTAAGGCAATGAGGGGAAGGACAATTAATCCGCCAAGCTGATAGGCTTCCTGGAACCCACGGACCTTGGCCGAGATCAGGACGTTTAATAAAATGACCATAAGACTGCAAGCAGGAACAACCCACACCACAAGTATGATCCAATTCAGATTGGGAAACATCAACGTTCCAAACATGGGGTACATCAGAATATTGGCAATGATTCCGTAGATCAGGAAAGTAACCCAGGATAATAGAATGGAAGGGATCAGGGCAGCTAGCACTTTGCCTTTAAAAAGAGTGCTCATACTGATCGGTGTGAATAACAACCCTTCCAGCGTCTTGCGTTCCTTCTCACCAGCGAAACTATTGGCCGTCAGAATGCTGGAGGCCATCACCGGAATGATGAGAAACAAGGGAGCGAACATATACATGGCCAAGTAATAGACAATACGATGATTATCTGTAGGCATGGAAGCAAGCTGAGGAATCTGTCCACTTTGGGTTAACGCATCCAATGATTCAAGCAGAAAGCTGATGTTGCCCAGTGAACGAAGTTCCATTCTGGAGGCCGCCCACAGGAGGGCAGAGGGCATAATGATTCCAATAATCAGTGGAACGATCAACATGGGCAACCAGAGCTGAACGCTGGCTGTGACGGACCGGATATCTTTACGTACCAGTGCATGTATGGCTTGGCGGTTATTCATGGTGGTGTGCCTCCCTTATGGCAAAATAGATACTTTCCAGATCACTGCCCGTGATGCGGGCCTGATAAACTTGACCATGCTCCGTTAATTGCCTTAGCAGTAATGGAATATCTTCACGCGATGTAAGCTGAAATGTCGCTTGATGTGCGGAGATTATTTCAGGCGTAAAGTCGGTTGCCGTGTGCCATCCATCGGGCATTTCGGCTTCTACTTCGAGCTTCGGAGTGGACAGGTACCGGCTAACAATCTCCTGTTCCGTGCCTTCCTCCACGATGCGCCCCTTTTCCATGAAAATATAATGATCACAGACGGCTGACAGTTGGGACAGCACGTGGGATGAGACCAGAATTGTCATCTTTTCTTCCTTATTTAACTGACGGATAATGCGCAGTACCATCTGAATTCCATCCGGATCCAGGCCATTGGTGGGCTCATCCAGAAACAGGATGGAAGGACGGTGCAGGAGTACTCGTGCAAGGCCCAAGCGTTTCTTCATGCCTGTGCTATAGGTGCCGACTTTTCGATGCTGATAATCCTGTAGCTCGAACAGAGTTACAAGCTCGTCGATTCGTTTCTTGGCACGCTTCAGGCCAAAAACATCTGCGAAGAAAGTCAGATTGTCACGCCCGCTCATATTTTCATATAATCCACTTTGCTCGGTAAGGGTGCCACACATGGCCAGTACTTTCTCCGCCTCACGAGCGGTGTCCAATCCGTTAATGGTTACCTTTCCACCGGAAGCGCCCAAGACCCCATTCATGATGCGGATCAGTGTAGTTTTGCCCGAACCGTTGGGTCCAATCAACCCGGTGACACTGCCTTGTTTAACTGTGAAACTGACATCATGCAGTGCTTGATGCACCTTGAATTGCTTGGATATGTTGCGTATTTCGATCATGTATATTCACCGTCCGATCTGAGTTTGGAGATTATACGTGCGGTCGGCTGATATCGTTCAAATGGACGAAAAAAAATATTTTCCTCCTCCAATAGTCCCGAATGAAGGATGCATATTTACCCTGAAGTCTGTCTGAAATCGGGTCTCAGGTTTGTTTTCTCTCTGCCTTGTAACATGTATCCTTATTTTAGGGGTAGAACATCCGTTTCATTGCTATTCATAACGTGGTAATGAAAGATAAAAGGCCTTACGTCTCATGAATGCCTGAAATATGCATATAACGCCGGTCTTGGTTATCCAGGGCTGGCTTGATGTGATGTTATGGCGCCCCTGTAACGGGGAACGTCTGTTTCTAGCAATTACATAATAAATTCGTCTAACACATCCATATGAATACATCATATGGGTACATATTGTGTTTGGACGTAGAGGAAGGTGAGTGAGTCATGACAGCATCCAATGAATATCGTTTTCAAGTGAATCTGAGTGGGATGATCCAGATTTTATCCAACCATCTATATAGCAGTCCTAAAGTGTTCTTGCGAGAACTGATGCAGAATGCGACGGATGCAATTACCGCACGAACGGAGGCGGAGCCAGGGTATCAGGGTGAAGTGCGAGTTGAACTGACAGGAACAGGTGAGCAACTGACCATGATGGTGGAGGACAACGGCATCGGCTTGACTGAAGCTGACATCCATGAATTCCTGGCCATGATTGGACAATCCTCGAAAAGGGGGCAGCAAGCGCTGCTGGACGGAGAGACTTCGTTTATCGGGCGTTTCGGGATCGGGTTGTTATCCTGTTTCATGGTGAGTCACGAAATTGTCATGCTGACGCAATCCGCGAAGGGCGGCCCTTCGATGGAGTGGCGGGGCAAGCCGGATGGCACCTATACGATTCGACAGTTGGACACACAGCTGTCCCCGGGGACCAAAGTATATCTGCGTTGCACACCGGACGCGGCGCACTACTTTGAACCAGATTATGTGAAAGAAGCTCTGTTCTATTACGGAGCGTTATTGCCGTATCCGGTCACGTTGCATCATGACGGCGCGCAACATGTGGTGAATAGCGAGACACCGATCTGGCTGATGGACCCTGCGCTCGCACGTTCACGCAGATCAGAGGTATTGGCTTTTGGTGAACGTCTGCTTGGCGAGCAGTTCCAGGACTTCATTCCGTTGACGACAGCTTCAGGTCGTACCGGAGGTATTGCTTTTGTACTGCCACACGCGGTTAATCTCAATGCCAAGCGTTCTCACCGGGTTTACCTGAAGCGAATGCTGATTTCGGAGAAGGCTGAGAACATTTTGCCAGAGTGGGCTTTCTTCGTGAAATGCCTGATCTGGACAGATGAGCTTCAACCGACGGCATCACGGGAACATTTCTATGAAAATGAGAAGCTGGAGGAAGTTCGCTCCGAACTCGGAGACGCACTTCGCAAAGGACTGGCTGACATGGCTGAGAGCCAGACGGAACGGCTGCAGAAGCTGATTCGCCTGCATGCTCTGTCCATGAAGGCACTGGCTGTGCAGGATCAGGCATTCTACGCGATGATTCATCGCTGGCTGCCATTTGAGAGCACGAGGGGTCACCGTGAACTGGGTGAGCTGATCGATGAAGGAGAGACGTTGTATTTCACGTCCTCTGTTGATGAGTACCGTCAGATTCATCATGTAGCTTCCGCACAATCGATGCTGGTAATTAACGGTGGTTATATCTATGACAGCGATTTGATGGCGACACTGCCGATGACCGTGCAAAACGTGCACACGGAGCGGTTACAGCCGGATCAGGTCTCGATGAGTTTCACCGATGTGCCACCCGCTGAGCGTAATCAGTATTATGATGCGTTGAGACTAGCCGATTCTGCCTTACAGCGCTTCCGTTGTCGAGCTGAGGTGAAAGGTTTTAAGCCATCGGATCTGCCGGTGTTGTTCACGTTGTCTCAGGAGTCCTCAACACTTCGTGCGCTTGAAAAAGCAAGCGAGGAGAGCACGGAATTATTCTCGTCTGTTCTGGGTTCATTGTCTTCTAACATGAGTTCAGCAGGGTACTCAACCTTGTATTTGAACGTGAGTAATCCAATCATTCAGCGGGTACTGACATCACCGGATGATCAGATGACGCCGATTGCCATCGAAATGTTATACGTCAATGCACTGATGATGGGGCATTATGCCATGAGCAAGCAGGAGCTTGAAGTGTTAAATCAGGGCATTGTTCGTTTTATTGATTGGGGTTTGCGTGCAAATACGGACCGTAAGGGGGATGCTTGATGAAGACAGAGATGGATTTTGAAGAACTGATGGACGAGGCCTATGGCTTGCCCAATGGTCCGGCGAAGCTCGGTATGCTGGAGGAAGCAGCAAGAGTTGCTGATGTGAACGGCATGGAGGAAGAGGCATACGAAGCAAGATCGGAGATTGTGGAGACAGCAACATTCTGCGGTTATCCGATGAAAGCACTGATTGCTTTTTCTTGGCAACTGGGCAAGTTCGACCAACAGCCCGAAGAATATGATGAAGAAACGTTAATGTGGTCGTACAAATGGATATTGGGCAAGATGCCCGACTTCCCGGAAATATCACGCGAGAAGATCCTGGAGTTATTGGAGGATTTCGGACGGCGTTTCAAGTCCTACGGTTACAGCGAACGCTCTTACTGGTATTATCGGTTCCGGATCTTTATGGATTTTGGGGAGCTGGAGGAAGCGGGACGCAGTTATGATCGATTCAGAACGATGGATCGTGACTTCATGAGTGACTGCGAAGCCTGTGAGCAGGATGAGATTATGCGTTATTTCTTGTTAAAAGGAGATGATGAGAAGGTGTTGGAGGTGGCACAGCCTATCCTGAAAGGGCGTATGAGCTGTGCAGAGATTCCTCATCTGACTTTGTCTGAAATTTTGATGCCGTTATATCGGTTGGGACGGACTGCGGAAGCAGATAAACATCAGACCAAGGGATATCGCCTGATCAAAGGCCAGAACGATTTTGTGCAGAGTTTTGCGGAACAGATGGATTATCTCACACGTATGAATCCGGCGAAAGGCATTGATGTGCTGGAGGAAACACTGGTGTTCGCTACCGATCATGAGGATCCTTACGCCAAAATGTTGTTTTACGCCAGAGCAGCATCGTTGCTTCGCCGCTGGGCGGAAGAATCTCCGGAATACCGATTGCGTCTGCCAGCGTCCTTCCCGTATGAAGGCGATCCAGGCGACCTGCTCAAGCTGGCCGATTACTTTGCGGAGCATGCTCAGACCGCTGCAGCCAAGTTTGACCAGCGCAACGGGAACCGCCATGTATCTTCGTTGATCGAATAGAGACGGATGTAACTGAGTAACAGATTTTTATAATAAGTTAGGATAAGTAACGAAACAGGCTTGTTCAAGAAGGATCGTACCCTTCTGAACAAGCCTGTTTTTTCTTCCATCATAAGCATGATAAATCTAATCCGGTATGAAGATGTTTCATTTTTATTGTGTTGAAGTCGCAGAAGTTACCGGCGCTGGTACTGGAACCGGTGCAGTTTCAGATGTCTCCTCTGCAGCTTCGGCTTCTTCAGCAGGTCCTGCTTGCGGCTGCTGAGCAGCCATCAGTTCAGCGACGATTTGATCTGTTGGTTGGGTAAGCAACGCATACATGATCGCAGCCTCTTCCTGACGAATCAGAGGTTTGCGGGAAAGGAAATCAACAGAACCATCCTCCAATACCTTCACCTCAGGTCCATGGATACCAAGCTTCGCCATCATCT
This window contains:
- a CDS encoding HSP90 family protein is translated as MTASNEYRFQVNLSGMIQILSNHLYSSPKVFLRELMQNATDAITARTEAEPGYQGEVRVELTGTGEQLTMMVEDNGIGLTEADIHEFLAMIGQSSKRGQQALLDGETSFIGRFGIGLLSCFMVSHEIVMLTQSAKGGPSMEWRGKPDGTYTIRQLDTQLSPGTKVYLRCTPDAAHYFEPDYVKEALFYYGALLPYPVTLHHDGAQHVVNSETPIWLMDPALARSRRSEVLAFGERLLGEQFQDFIPLTTASGRTGGIAFVLPHAVNLNAKRSHRVYLKRMLISEKAENILPEWAFFVKCLIWTDELQPTASREHFYENEKLEEVRSELGDALRKGLADMAESQTERLQKLIRLHALSMKALAVQDQAFYAMIHRWLPFESTRGHRELGELIDEGETLYFTSSVDEYRQIHHVASAQSMLVINGGYIYDSDLMATLPMTVQNVHTERLQPDQVSMSFTDVPPAERNQYYDALRLADSALQRFRCRAEVKGFKPSDLPVLFTLSQESSTLRALEKASEESTELFSSVLGSLSSNMSSAGYSTLYLNVSNPIIQRVLTSPDDQMTPIAIEMLYVNALMMGHYAMSKQELEVLNQGIVRFIDWGLRANTDRKGDA
- a CDS encoding ABC transporter permease subunit, with the translated sequence MNNRQAIHALVRKDIRSVTASVQLWLPMLIVPLIIGIIMPSALLWAASRMELRSLGNISFLLESLDALTQSGQIPQLASMPTDNHRIVYYLAMYMFAPLFLIIPVMASSILTANSFAGEKERKTLEGLLFTPISMSTLFKGKVLAALIPSILLSWVTFLIYGIIANILMYPMFGTLMFPNLNWIILVVWVVPACSLMVILLNVLISAKVRGFQEAYQLGGLIVLPLIALVAGQASGMLLIGPWMLLMIGAVLMLISVVLLRFVTLWNSRQQLAESQI
- a CDS encoding ABC transporter ATP-binding protein; protein product: MIEIRNISKQFKVHQALHDVSFTVKQGSVTGLIGPNGSGKTTLIRIMNGVLGASGGKVTINGLDTAREAEKVLAMCGTLTEQSGLYENMSGRDNLTFFADVFGLKRAKKRIDELVTLFELQDYQHRKVGTYSTGMKKRLGLARVLLHRPSILFLDEPTNGLDPDGIQMVLRIIRQLNKEEKMTILVSSHVLSQLSAVCDHYIFMEKGRIVEEGTEQEIVSRYLSTPKLEVEAEMPDGWHTATDFTPEIISAHQATFQLTSREDIPLLLRQLTEHGQVYQARITGSDLESIYFAIREAHHHE
- a CDS encoding MurR/RpiR family transcriptional regulator, with the translated sequence MESKLLQKLKYASQLTAQEKHIVNHILNNPEVVFDSTAHELAQQTYTSSSTIVRLCKKLGTKGYPDFQLKLALEYQQMPSALQTQDHAIAEQGNVLAAIDSVPYLYQQALEDTRKMLNAPVLLRIANWVKESVRIDVYGSDMNYYLAQQACAKWNELGISAIAHNSPNMHYLNTMNPNNLTLSFVISHTGENQSMIEAAKVLSNKQMKVIAVTGNNHSTLSRHCDETLLAYGYNEQLRLSKMSSMVSVLYLFDMLYMGSISDTY